In Coccidioides posadasii str. Silveira chromosome 4, complete sequence, one genomic interval encodes:
- the VAC8 gene encoding Vacuolar protein 8 (BUSCO:73477at4751~EggNog:ENOG410PG4R~COG:U~BUSCO:4308at33183): MGNACLSCLTGIFASIDRWCHVSDLLAPIKGRSRDGLYEPILADNEREAVADLLQYLENRTETDFFDGEPLQALSTLVYSDNVDLQRSASLTFAEITERDVREVDRNTLEPILFLLQSPDIEVQRAASAALGNLAVNTENKVSIVELGGLAPLIRQMMSQNVEVQCNAVGCITNLATHEENKSKIARSGALGPLTRLAKSKDMRVQRNATGALLNMTHSDENRQQLVIAGAIPVLVQLLSSPDVDVQYYCTTALSNIAVDSANRKRLAQSEPRLVQSLVQLMDSSTPKVQCQAALALRNLASDEKYQLEIVRARGLPPLLRLLQSSYLPLILSAVACIRNISIHPHNESPIIEAGFLKPLVELLGSIDNEEIQCHAISTLRNLAASSDRNKELVLQAGAVQKCKELVMQVPLSVQSEMTAAIAVLALSDELKPHLLKLGVFDVLIPLTASDSIEVQGNSAAALGNLSSKIGDYSIFVRDWAEPSGGIHGYLDHFLDSGDPTFQHIAVWTLLQLLESGDDRLINLIQKSDKITSLVKDISERIVEPEESDAEDGEGELVALAQRSLELLGQPKQNLIDG, encoded by the exons ATGGGGAATGCTTGCCTCTCCTGCTTAACAGGTATATTTGCCTCGATCGACAGATGGTGCCATGTTTCTGATCTGTTGGCGCCCATCAAAGGTCGATCGAGGGATGGATTGTACGAGCCCATCTTGGCGGATAACGAGCGCGAGGCCGTCGCGGACTTGCTTCAGTATCTAGAGAAT CGAACTGAAACGGATTTCTTCGATGGCGAGCCGCTTCAGGCGCTCAGCACACTCGTTTACTCGGATAATGTCGATCTACAGCGGAGCGCGAGCTTGACTTTTGCGGAAATAACAGAACGAG ATGTGCGCGAAGTCGATCGCAACACCCTGGAGCCTatccttttccttctccaaAGCCCGGATATTGAGGTGCAAAGGGCAGCTAGTGCGGCTCTGGGAAATCTCGCAGTGAATA CCGAAAACAAAGTTTCCATAGTAGAACTGGGTGGCCTTGCACCACTTATTCGCCAGATGATGTCACAGAACGTCGAAGTCCAGTGCAATGCGGTTGGATGCATCACCAATTTAGCGACCCATGAGGAAAACAAGTCAAAGATAGCAAGATCAGGAGCTCTGGGACCGTTGACGAGGCTTGCCAAATCTAAAGATATGCGAGTTCAACGAAACGCTACTGGTGCTCTGTTAAACATGACTCACTCAG ACGAAAACAGACAGCAGCTTGTGATTGCTGGTGCCATTCCTGTTCTGGTTCAACTACTGTCTTCTCCAGATGTCGATGTCCAATACTACTGCACCACCGCTTTGAGCAACATCGCAGTGGATTCGGCAAACCGCAAAAGACTCGCCCAGTCTGAACCTCGACTTGTCCAATCTCTTGTCCAGCTGATGGATTCGTCAACACCAAAGGTACAATGCCAGGCCGCTCTTGCCCTCCGAAACCTAGCCTCCGACGAGAAATATCAGTTGGAAATTGTCCGTGCCAGAGGCCTTCCACCGCTTCTCCGCTTATTGCAATCTTCCTACCTGCCGTTGATCCTTTCTGCCGTCGCCTGCATTCGAAACATCTCTATCCACCCCCACAACGAATCTCCAATTATTGAAGCTGGATTCTTGAAGCCGCTCGTGGAGCTTCTGGGCTCGATCGATAATGAGGAGATCCAGTGCCACGCTATATCTACCCTTCGAAACCTTGCTGCCAGCTCTGATCGGAACAAGGAGCTTGTCCTACAAGCTGGAGCGGTCCAGAAGTGCAAAGAACTCGTGATGCAAGTCCCCTTGAGTGTACAGTCAGAAATGACAGCTGCGATCGCCGTTTTGGCTCTCAGCGACGAGTTGAAGCCGCATCTATTGAAGCTTGGCGTTTTTGATGTTTTGATACCGCTCACAGCCTCGGACAGCATTGAAGTGCAGGGTAATAGTGCGGCTGCGTTGGGAAATCTTTCATCGAAAA TTGGAGACTACTCCATATTTGTACGCGACTGGGCGGAACCCAGCGGTGGTATTCATGGATATTTGGACCATTTCCTGGACAGTGGCGACCCGACCTTCCAGCATATTGCTGTTTGGACGCTGCTGCAATTATTGGAATCCGGCGATGATCGTTTAATTAATCTCATTCAAAAGTCGGATAAAATTACTAGTCTAGTTAAGGATATCTCCGAGAGAATCGTTGAACCAGAGGAGTCTGATGCCGAAGATGGTGAAGGTGAGCTTGTGGCACTGGCACAGCGGTCCCTTGAGCTGCTTGGCCAGCCAAAGCAGAATCTCATCGACGGATGA
- a CDS encoding uncharacterized protein (EggNog:ENOG410PYIU~COG:S~BUSCO:16662at33183) → MNFKAKNLTYDKNEPAFLRRLRSQYGDGTGERHGRSNVRPIKPKDPDADDEPTYVDEESNEVISKEEYQAMLRNAEENTSEQPTSRPENGDQNQNSTSDKTHEKATEPPELAPSQKVAEIGGAKKKKLARVIADDDDDDDDQPAKKDAQVKVTGPPKKRQKKKKIKLSFDEETET, encoded by the exons ATGAATTTCAAGGCTAAGAATCTTACATATG ACAAGAATGAACCCGCCTTTCTTCGCAGACTTCGAAGTCAGTATGGCGATGGAACGGGTGAACGCCACGGGCGGTCCAATGTGCGTCCTATTAAGCCGAAAGACCCCGATGCGGACGATGAACCTACCTACGTCGATGAAGAGAGTAATGAAGTGATTTCAAAGGAGGAATACCAAGCGATGCTAAGGAATGCAGAAGAGAACACAAGTGAACAGCCAACGAGCAGGCCGGAGAATGGTGACCAGAACCAAAACAGCACCAGCGATAAAACTCACGAGAAGGCCACAGAGCCACCGGAATTGGCTCCTAGCCAGAAGGTTGCGGAGATAGGAGgtgcaaagaagaaaaaattgGCGAGAGTCATTgcagatgatgatgatgatgatgatgatcaGCCAGCTAAGAAAGATGCCCAAGTAAAGGTTACCGGTCCGCCGAAAAAgaggcaaaagaaaaagaaaattaaatTGTCATTTGATGAAGAAACGGAAACATGA
- a CDS encoding uncharacterized protein (EggNog:ENOG410PGP8~COG:S~BUSCO:1799at33183) — MMAAETYTRPANGVVAPLHPGPNRAASQSIANETNTPVSEKRRVKGGDDPANGSLAHGNQQPPMRQGSSDWPSNEHSLPATPVLTRNSTTKSASKGAIGSTALLQQRHHYSSSSTSIPTHATFQHTPIDPLSQQILKRTNTEKSISSKLRTQAAIDVEPGPSDAARALTQEESPSANRADNNLIQKSSKEKKKGVSFLSRIIGNKKRTDISESNDDVSELGENRAAGMDAEVFAQPIGYIPRFPPPPKYIKVRAQHKKTKDFNRLFVAQELSGNAAQANGSSTNKHATINVFESDAAAQEGRAIWTTEFSKDGKYFAAAGQDRKVRVWAVIGTPEDRQAHEIEEEARNDQPLMRLSAPVFKTQPVQEYEGHTASIVDLSWSKNNFLLSTSLDKTVRLWHVTRRECLCCFNHSDVVTSIEFHPRDDRFFLAGSLDSKLRLWSIPDKNVAFTAVAPDLITAVAFTPDGKHSIAGCLNGQCVIFETDGLKVVSQIHVRSARGRNAKGSKITGIDTILQPPGNDSGIVKILITSNDSRIRLYNFRDRTLEAKFRGNENSASQIRASFSSDGRYIICGSEDRRVYIWPVMCNERFPEKRPVESFEAHSSMATTAVMAPLQTKQTLGSTGDLLYDLCNPPPVTLVGQTASAASRSVTENGGNEFRPGTPRVPPSSNPQKPEESPTHTTRSSHPGGNIIVAADYSGVIKVFRQDCGYHRRRHESWDSSSLFSKRLLGRNNSVSSARRSILSIGKDSLHKSPSERILSWRNSVIGARDNGSFDNVRTQGSRTRSVSPDRPLRKSNSAPKADTSQAIKNLTKRGVISKPAGLTKMNLNHPFTGAISPEVISDKREIVASPEEYEDSDTKYAPADPLFMAGEQSYTFWNKSQFASLAANRRRSSISNDVEAQQDQANLTSEGSSDKKGFENDMDAEALGEEEEEELSCPQCRATNFRARYCIIRASL, encoded by the exons CCAAATCGAGCTGCGTCGCAGTCCATCGCAAATGAGACCAATACTCCTGTCAGTGAGAAACGTCGGGTAAAAGGAGGCGACG ATCCAGCAAATGGCAGTCTGGCACATGGCAATCAACAGCCACCCATGCGCCAGGGTTCGTCCGACTGGCCGTCGAACGAACACTCCCTTCCCGCAACACCGGTACTGACAAGAAACTCAACTACCAAGTCCGCATCAAAGGGCGCCATTGGCTCCACCGCATTGTTGCAACAAAGACATCATTACTCCTCGTCCTCCACCTCTATCCCAACCCACGCAACGTTTCAACATACTCCGATTGATCCTCTATCACAG CAAATCCTCAAGCGCACAAACACGGAAAAGTCGATATCTTCAAAGTTGCGGACACAGGCGGCCATCGACGTTGAGCCGGGCCCCTCCGACGCTGCGCGGGCTCTTACACAGGAAGAGTCCCCGTCAGCAAATAGAGCTGATAATAATCTGATACAAAAGTCGTCCAAGGAAAAGAA AAAAGGCGTTTCATTCCTCAGTCGAATAATTGGcaataaaaaaagaactGATATCTCTGAATCAAATGACGATGTGTCAGAATTGGGCGAGAACCGCGCCGCTGGGATGGATGCGGAAGTATTCGCGCAACCAATAGGCTATATTCCTCGGTTCCCCCCTCCACCAAAGTACATCAAGGTCCGCGCACAGCACAAAAAGACCAAGGACTTCAACAGATTATTCGTCGCTCAGGAATTGAGCGGGAACGCTGCACAGGCAAATGGCTCGTCCACTAATAAGCATGCGACGATCAATGTTTTTGAATCGGATGCGGCGGCGCAGGAAGGCAGGGCAATCTGGACCACAGAGTTCTCCAAAGATGGTAAATATTTTGCCGCCGCGGGGCAAGATCGAAAGGTTCGCGTATGGGCTGTGATAGGGACCCCAGAAGACAGACAGGCACATGAAATTGAAGAGGAGGCTCGGAATGATCAGCCGTTGATGCGTCTGAGCGCGCCAGTTTTTAAGACTCAGCCAGTTCAAGAGTACGAAGGACATACGGCAAGTATTGTCGATCTTAGCTGGAGCAAG AATAACTTCTTGCTCAGTACATCTCTGGATAAAACTGTGCGATTATGGCATGTGACCAGGAGAGAATGCCTCTGCTGTTTCAATCACAGCGACGTGGTGACGTCTATTGAGTTTCATCCCAGGGATGATCGGTTCTTTCTTGCTGGCTCTCTCGATTCCAAACTACGGTTATGGAGCATTCCAGACAAGAACGTTGCTTTTACGGCCGTGGCGCCTGATCTGATCACTGCTGTCGCGTTTACCCCTGACGGGAAGCACTCGATTGCAGGTTGTTTGAACGGTCAGTGCGTTATCTTCGAAACGGATGGCTTGAAGGTTGTTTCGCAGATACATGTGCGTTCAGCCAGAGGGCGAAATGCTAAAGGGAGTAAGATCACCGGAATTGACACTATTCTGCAACCTCCTGGCAATGACTCTGGCATAGTCAAGATCCTAATTACCAGCAATGACTCCCGTATACGCCTATACAATTTCAGGGATCGGACACTGGAGGCTAAGTTTCGAGGTAATGAAAATTCTGCTAGCCAGATTCGAGCATCATTTAGCAGCGACGGGCGCTATATAATTTGTGGAAGTGAGGATCGTCGAGTTTATATCTGGCCTGTCATGTGCAATGAGCGGTTCCCCGAAAAGCGACCAGTTGAGAGTTTTGAAGCGCATTCTTCCATGGCGACAACTGCTGTAATGGCGCCGCTGCAGACAAAACAGACTCTTGGTTCTACTGGAGATCTTTTGTACGACCTGTGCAACCCACCACCAGTCACGTTGGTCGGCCAGACAGCATCTGCTGCCTCAAGATCGGTGACCGAGAATGGAGGCAACGAATTTCGCCCCGGGACACCTCGTGTGCCGCCCTCGTCAAATCCGCAGAAACCGGAGGAGTCCCCAACGCATACTACCCGATCATCTCACCCCGGAGGGAATATCATTGTGGCAGCTGATTACAGTGGTGTGATTAAGGTGTTTCGACAAGATTGCGGCTATCATCGGCGGCGTCATGAATCGTGGGATTCAAGTTCGCTGTTCTCGAAAAGATTGCTTGGGCGCAACAACTCCGTGTCGTCGGCTCGGCGGAGTATACTATCTATCGGCAAAGACTCGCTGCATAAGTCCCCTTCCGAGCGGATACTATCGTGGCGGAATTCCGTTATCGGTGCCCGTGATaatggcagctttgataacGTCCGTACTCAAGGGAGTAGAACCCGCAGCGTTTCTCCCGATCGACCCCTCCGCAAATCCAACAGCGCACCAAAGGCGGATACCTCCCAGGCGATCAAGAACCTCACAAAGCGAGGCGTAATCTCGAAACCTGCAGGCTTGACCAAAATGAACCTGAACCACCCTTTCACCGGGGCTATTTCGCCAGAAGTGATTTCAGACAAGCGCGAAATCGTTGCATCTCCTGAGGAATATGAAGATTCGGATACCAAATATGCCCCTGCAGATCCGCTCTTTATGGCTGGCGAACAGAGCTATACGTTCTGGAATAAATCTCAGTTTGCTTCGCTGGCGGCAAATCGGCGCCGGTCGTCAATCAGTAACGATGTAGAGGCCCAGCAGGATCAGGCCAACTTGACAAGCGAAGGGAGCTCTGACAAAAAGGGGTTTGAGAACGATATGGACGCAGAAGCACTAggcgaagaggaagaagaggagctGAGTTGCCCACAATGCCGGGCAACGAATTTTAGGGCG CGTTATTGCATTATTCGTGCATCCTTATGA
- the CSL4 gene encoding exosome 3'->5 exonuclease subunit ski4 (Csl4) (BUSCO:387347at4751~EggNog:ENOG410PM0J~COG:J~BUSCO:12974at33183) has translation MRAVPLPSIAIPGQHLADSSSYISGPGTYIRDNSIYASIPGPIVIREPAATDPKSKKTRVVTVSRSSTPSTSTIKSPSQPQGLALLGSSNRRIPLKFNTLPTVGSIVLGRVTRVQRRQATISILLVLPESQQLNPSADDSEDPSDADLPSILASASISTTSDSLNADELRPQALIRKEDVRAVEKDRVVMEESFRVGDIVRAVIVSVGDQVAYYASTAGNELGVVMARSSTVESGVGMEGFGGNMMFPVSWKEMRDPVTGRGEMRKVAKPF, from the coding sequence ATGAGAGCTGTTCCGCTCCCCTCAATCGCCATCCCAGGCCAACATCTGGCAGATTCTTCCTCCTACATCTCTGGACCTGGCACTTACATCCGCGACAACTCCATCTACGCCTCcattcccggtcccatcgtcATACGAGAGCCCGCCGCCACAGATCCAAAGAGTAAGAAAACCAGAGTCGTCACCGTGTCGCGCTCATCCACACCCTCCACATCCACCATCAAAAGCCCTAGTCAACCACAAGGCCTCGCCCTCCTCGGCTCCTCGAACAGACGCATCCCACTAAAATTCAACACCCTCCCCACCGTCGGCAGCATCGTTCTGGGCCGCGTAACGCGCGTCCAAAGACGCCAGGCGACGATATCAATCCTACTCGTCCTCCCTGAAAGCCAACAGCTCAACCCCAGCGCGGATGATTCAGAAGACCCCTCCGATGCCGATCTACCCAGCATTCTTGCCAGTGCGAGCATATCTACTACTTCCGACTCGCTGAATGCAGATGAGCTACGTCCCCAGGCGCTGATTCGCAAGGAGGATGTGCGTGCAGTGGAGAAGGATCGTGTGGTGATGGAGGAATCTTTTCGTGTGGGGGATATTGTGCGCGCGGTAATTGTGAGTGTGGGTGATCAGGTGGCTTATTACGCTAGCACGGCGGGGAATGAGTTGGGGGTGGTGATGGCGAGGAGTAGCACTGTGGAGAGTGGTGTTGGAATGGAGGGCTTTGGTGGGAATATGATGTTCCCGGTTAGTTGGAAGGAGATGAGGGACCCGGTGACTGGGAGGGGGGAAATGAGGAAGGTTGCAAAGCCGTTTTGA
- a CDS encoding uncharacterized protein (BUSCO:315799at4751~EggNog:ENOG410PK49~COG:A~BUSCO:6550at33183), protein MLCAISGEAPQVPVVSRKSGNVFEKRLIEAYIAEHGKEPVTGEELTIDDLIELKSARVVRPRPPTLTSIPSLLGVFQEEWDALALETYTLRQTLAQTRQELSTALYQHDAAVRVIARLRQERDAARDALSKISVGAGRAPAGGDAMQVDSTGLSPAVLARIEETQEKLSKTRRKRPIPEDWATSETIQKFKPVATSESLYPGGDSLSLNESGELALVGGVDGVAGIYSLVDKAIVASLKGGGGEITDTMWVNDKAVISTSTGSVKVFENGAEVASFNSHAGAVTALARHPTGDIVASVGVDKSYVLYDLSTSTVVAQIFSDSALSCVQFHPDGHLVAAGAADGQIKIFDVKTGSNAASFTCSGPLKTLFFSENGTWLASVTEVSSSVSIWDLRKSEVVKVLEIGNRVDCLSWDYTGQFLLTGGPNGLTVQQYSKSAKSWTEPLRSAVPAVAVGWGRSAHNIVALNTDGVLTLVGSE, encoded by the exons ATGCTTTGCGCAA TCTCTGGGGAAGCTCCCCAAGTGCCGGTTGTTTCGCGCAAGAGCG GGAATGTTTTCGAAAAGCGACTAATTGAGGCGTACATCGCCGAGCATGGCAAAGAGCCAGTTACCGGCGAAGAACTCACTATCGACGATCTCATTGAGCTGAAGTCTGCACGCGTTGTGCGCCCTCGGCCGCCGACACTCACTTCGATTCCTTCGCTGCTCGGGGTGTTCCAGGAGGAATGGGACGCTTTGGCTTTGGAGACATACACTTTAAGGCAGACTTTGGCTCAGACACGACAGGAACTTAGCACCGCTCTTTACCAGCACGATGCCGCAGTGAGAGTGATCGCGAGACTACGGCAAGAGAGAGATGCTGCGCGCGACGCTCTATCGAAAATCTCCGTTGGTGCTGGACGAGCCCCGGCTGGTGGTGACGCAATGCAGGTGGATAGTACCGGCCTGTCTCCTGCCGTGCTTGCACGGATAGAGGAGACACAGGAGAA GTTATCAAAAACGCGCCGCAAGCGTCCTATTCCCGAAGACTGGGCAACCAGCGAGACAATACAGAAATTTAAGCCCGTTGCTACCTCCGAGTCACTCTATCCTGGGGGTGATTCCTTGTCGCTCAATGAATCTGGGGAGTTGGCCTTGGTTGGAGGTGTAGATGGCGTTGCCGGTATATACTCATTGGTCGATAAGGCCATCGTGGCTTCTTTGAAAGGTGGCGGTGGTGAGATTACCGACACGATGTGGGTTAACGACAAAGCTGTCATCTCAACGTCCACCGGATCAGTCAAAGTTTTCGAGAATGGAGCCGAGGTTGCGAGTTTCAACTCGCACGCGGGTGCGGTCACAGCTTTGGCGAGACACCCAACTGGAGATATTGTAGCTTCTGTTGGTGTTGACAAAAGCTATGTGCTGTATGATCTCTCAACATCCACGGTTGTTGCGCAAATTTTCAGCGACTCTG CGCTATCGTGTGTCCAATTTCACCCTGACGGCCATCTAGTTGCCGCCGGCGCTGCTGATGGACAGATAAAGATCTTTGATGTCAAGACTGGATCAAATGCTGCGAGTTTTACCTGCTCTGGGCCCCTCAAAACTTTATTCTTCTCGGAAAACGGAACCTGGTTGGCATCTGTTACCGAAGTATCCTCTAGCGTTTCTATTTGGGATCTCCGTAAATCAGAGGTGGTGAAAGTCTTGGAAATTGGCAACAGGGTGGACTGTCTCAGCTGGGATTACACGGGCCAGTTTTTGCTGACCGGCGGACCAAACGGCTTGACCGTACAACAGTATTCGAAGTCAGCAAAATCATGGACCGAGCCTCTTCGAAGTGCAGTTCCTGCGGTTGCGGTTGGATGGGGAAGATCAGCTCATAATATTGTGGCTCTCAACACAGACGGAGTTCTGACACTGGTTGGATCGGAATGA
- the RIA1 gene encoding Cytoplasmic GTPase/eEF2-like protein (ribosomal biogenesis) (BUSCO:46098at4751~EggNog:ENOG410PIA1~COG:J~BUSCO:838at33183), whose translation MPVVDLKDLVRLQHQAEDIRNICILAHVDHGKTSLTDSLIATNGIISPKLAGKIRYLDSRPDEQLRGITMESSAISLHFSMLRRSLPEAQPEKKEYLINLIDSPGHIDFSSEVSTASRLCDGALVLVDVVEGVCSQTVTVLRHTWVEQLKPILVFNKVDRLVTELKMSPGEAYSHLSRLLEQVNAVIGSFYQGERMEEDLLWRERVEERVKAAAAKEKDKSKKRTETDPQVEEMEEFEEGDDEDLYFAPEKNNVIFCSAVDGWAFTIRQFSRLYEKKLGIKRATLEKVLWGDYYLDPKTKRVLGQKHLKGRNLKPMFVQLVLETIWAVYNATTGGASKTGDPALLEKITKSLSITIPPYVLRSRDPRNILTTVFSSWLPLSAAVLVSVIEYLPSPPAAQALRLPDMLDDSPGSSFVSPAVRDAMEKFRSGKDDPAVAYVSKMVSIPESELPSKTRRGGGGTLTAEEARDLARRKREQLAKLQAESNGQGDDDLSHIASAIGSTSLEDNGTGAVEEKEDPEHLIGFARLYSGTLSVGDSVYVLPPKFSPEYPHAAPELERVTITALYLLMGRNLENLESVPAGVVFGIGGLEGHIMKTGTICSQLEGAVNLAGVSLSSPPIVRVALEPVNPADLNKMINGLKMLERSDPCAQYEVLPSGEHVILTAGELHLERCLKDLRERYAKCEIQAGESIVPYRETVISSPEMAPPKNPELPRGTVLATSASKQLMIRLRVRPLPAAVTDFLGKQAGGIKRFFAHRRGRGTRATEEQNNGTTVDGQDDGPEIGDSSMSSRNILSEEDFKKELSAAFSETKDRDGWKGVMGQIAEFGPRRTGQNLLLDATSTGAFERLFPELIDNTDAAQNGNQEERQRNTGLFSDKISYAYQLATNQGPLCHEPVQGIAVSIEDVTLTETGDEEMGRLTGEVIRLVRDAVWQGFLDWSPRILLAMYSCEIQASTEVLGRVYGVITRRRGRILSETMKEGTPFFTILSLLPVAESFGFSEEIRKRTSGAASPQLIFAGFEMLDEDPFWVPATEEELEDLGELADRENVAKRYMDKVRSRKGLVVKGKKLIKDAEKQKTLKR comes from the exons ATGCCGGTCGTCGACTTAAAAGACCTTGTTCGCCTTCAGCATCAAGCTGAAGATATTCGAAAT ATCTGTATCCTCGCACATGTT GATCACGGCAAGACGTCCTTGACGGACAGCTTGATCGCCACTAATGGCATTATCTCGCCTAAGCTGGCGGGGAAAATCCGCTATCTGGATTCCCGCCCAGATGAACAGCTTAGAGGCATCACGATGGAATCATCAGCCATATCTCTTCATTTCTCAATGCTCCGAAGATCTTTGCCTGAAGCGCAGCCGGAAAAGAAGGAGTATCTTATCAATTTGATCGACTCCCCGGGCCATATCGACTTTAGCAGCGAAGTATCTACTGCTTCCAGGCTTTGCGATGGTGCGCTAGTACTGGTTGATGTCGTTGAAGGAGTATGCAGCCAGACTGTTACTGTATTGCGCCATACGTGGGTTGAGCAGCTCAAGCCAATCCTTGTATTTAATAAAGTTGACCGGCTGGTTACGGAGTTGAAGATGAGTCCTGGTGAAGCCTACTCACACTTAAGTAGACTGCTTGAGCAGGTTAACGCAGTGATCGGAAGCTTCTACCAAGGAGAGCGTATGGAAGAAGATCTCCTGTGGCGAGAAAGAGTAGAAGAACGAGTCAAGGCTGCAGCAGCAAAAGAGAAGGATAAGTCAAAGAAACGCACAGAAACCGACCCTCAGGTCGAGGAAAtggaagaatttgaagaagGTGATGATGAAGATCTCTACTTTGCCCCGGAGAAGAACAACGTTATTTTTTGCAGTGCTGTGGACGGCTGGGCCTTTACCATACGCCAGTTTTCGAGGCTATATGAGAAAAAACTTGGGATCAAACGAGCTACTCTAGAGAAGGTTCTGTGGGGAGATTATTATCTTGATCCCAAAACAAAACGAGTACTCGGCCAGAAACATCTCAAGGGAAGGAATTTGAAGCCCATGTTCGTACAGTTGGTTTTGGAAACGATATGGGCGGTTTACAATGCAACGACAGGTGGAGCAAGCAAAACAGG TGATCCTGCACTGCTGGAGAAGATCACAAAGTCTCTCTCAATCACCATACCTCCTTACGTTCTGAGATCAAGAGATCCGAGAAATATCTTGACCACAGTTTTCTCTTCATGGCTTCCATTATCAGCAGCCGTACTAGTTTCTGTTATTGAGTATCTCCCAAGCCCTCCAGCAGCTCAAGCTCTTCGGCTTCCAGATATGCTGGATGACTCTCCCGGTTCGTCGTTTGTTAGCCCAGCAGTGCGCGATGCGATGGAGAAATTTCGATCCGGGAAGGACGACCCAGCAGTTGCATACGTTAGTAAAATGGTTTCTATTCCAGAAAGCGAGCTGCCATCCAAAACACGCCGAGGAGGGGGCGGTACTCTGACAGCAGAAGAAGCACGAGATCTGGCACGTCGGAAAAGAGAGCAGCTGGCAAAACTCCAAGCCGAATCAAATGGGCAAGGAGACGACGATTTGTCTCATATAGCAAGTGCGATCGGATCCACAAGTCTTGAAGACAATGGGACCGGTGCAGTGGAGGAGAAAGAAGATCCGGAGCATCTTATCGGCTTTGCTCGTTTGTATTCTGGGACACTGTCAGTTGGGGACTCGGTCTATGTTCTTCCACCAAAGTTTTCTCCGGAATATCCTCATGCTGCCCCCGAACTGGAGAGAGTCACAATAACGGCATTATATCTGCTTATGGGACGAAATCTCGAAAACTTGGAGAGCGTTCCAGCGGGTGTTGTGTTTGGAATCGGGGGTCTTGAAGGCCATATAATGAAAACGGGAACGATTTGCAGTCAGCTTGAAGGTGCCGTAAATTTGGCTGGTGTTTCTCTGAGCAGTCCACCAATTGTTCGAGTTGCCTTGGAGCCTGTCAACCCTGCTGATTTGAATAAAATGATAAATGGCCTAAAAATGCTGGAGCGAAGCGATCCCTGCGCTCAATACGAAGTGTTGCCGAGTGGTGAGCATGTTATTTTGACCGCAGGAGAATTGCACCTTGAGCGCTGCCTAAAAGACTTACGCGAACGGTACGCCAAATGCGAAATCCAGGCTGGCGAGTCCATTGTACCATATAGGGAAACCGTTATCAGTTCGCCGGAGATGGCTCCGCCGAAGAATCCCGAGCTCCCGCGTGGAACAGTCCTGGCAACTTCAGCATCAAAACAACTGATGATTCGACTGAGAGTGCGACCACTGCCAGCCGCCGTTACTGACTTTCTTGGAAAACAGGCCGGGGGCATCAAGCGCTTTTTCGCACACAGAAGAGGTAGAGGTACGCGCGCTACCGAAGAGCAAAACAACGGCACCACAGTCGACGGTCAAGACGACGGTCCGGAGATTGGCGACAGCAGCATGTCGAGTCGAAATATCCTTTCGGAGGAGGACTTCAAGAAAGAGCTCAGTGCCGCGTTTTCAGAGACAAAAGACAGAGACGGGTGGAAAGGTGTCATGGGCCAGATTGCGGAATTCGGACCCCGGAGAACAGGCCAGAACCTTTTGCTTGATGCAACGTCTACAGGAGCATTCGAACGACT ATTCCCCGAGCTCATCGATAACACCGACGCTGCACAAAACGGGAACCAAGAGGAGCGACAACGGAACACTGGTTTGTTCTCCGACAAAATCTCATACGCCTATCAGCTTGCCACGAACCAGGGACCACTCTGCCACGAACCTGTGCAGGGAATTGCAGTGTCTATTGAGGATGTCACTCTTACAGAGACAGGCGATGAGGAGATGGGTCGACTCACAGGAGAGGTTATTCGACTAGTCCGCGACGCAGTGTGGCAAGGGTTCTTGGACTGGAGTCCACGGATCCTTCTAGCAATGTATAGCTGCGAAATCCAAGCTTCGA CCGAAGTCCTTGGCCGTGTCTACGGTGTCATAACTCGACGTCGCGGCCGCATACTTTCTGAAACAATGAAAGAAGGCACACCGTTCTTTACCATCCTGTCTCTTCTTCCTGTTGCCGAGTCGTTTGGATTCTCCGAAGAGATCCGCAAACGAACGTCAGGCGCTGCTTCACCGCAGCTTATTTTTGCGGGATTTGAAATGCTGGACGAAGATCCGTTCTGGGTACCCGCAACTGAGGAAGAACTTGAGGATTTAGGAGAGTTGGCTGACCGGGAGAACGTTGCTAAGCGGTATATGGATAAAGTTAGGAGCAGGAAAGGATTGGTAGTGAAAGGCAAGAAATTGATCAAGGATGCGGAAAAGCAAAAGACATTGAAAAGATGA